The Blastococcus sp. HT6-4 genome window below encodes:
- a CDS encoding TrkA C-terminal domain-containing protein: MVAVVSLVVIVTIGLLVTRIATVALTMTGMSLEHARFQARSAFTGTGFTTSEAEAVVSHPVRRRIVMVLMLVSGAGAVSVLGTLILSYAGVDSTGGGLRRTVVIIGSMAGLLWLAKNDRVDRLLRRVIERVLSRVADLDVRDYAALLHLRGRWRVVQLPVKDDDWITSRPLGLLRLPEEGVAVLGVERDDGWIGAPSEDLRLRAGDVVTLYGRQAILDDITDRLHGDEGEEASERSRAWHAATPPVEVVQRRRR; the protein is encoded by the coding sequence GTGGTCGCCGTCGTCTCCCTCGTCGTCATCGTCACGATCGGCCTGCTCGTCACCCGGATCGCGACCGTCGCGCTGACGATGACCGGCATGTCGCTCGAGCACGCCCGGTTCCAGGCGCGCTCGGCGTTCACGGGCACCGGGTTCACCACGTCGGAGGCCGAGGCGGTGGTCTCGCACCCGGTGCGGCGGCGGATCGTGATGGTGCTGATGCTGGTCAGCGGCGCGGGGGCGGTGTCGGTGCTCGGCACGCTGATCCTGAGCTATGCGGGGGTGGACTCCACCGGCGGCGGGCTGCGCCGCACCGTCGTGATCATCGGCTCCATGGCGGGGCTGCTCTGGCTCGCCAAGAACGACCGCGTCGACCGGCTGCTGCGCCGGGTCATCGAGCGCGTGCTGAGCCGGGTCGCCGATCTGGACGTCCGCGACTACGCCGCCCTCCTCCACCTGCGCGGCCGCTGGCGGGTGGTGCAGCTGCCGGTGAAGGACGACGACTGGATCACCTCGCGGCCGCTCGGCCTGCTGCGCCTGCCCGAGGAGGGCGTCGCCGTGCTGGGCGTGGAGCGGGACGACGGCTGGATCGGCGCGCCGAGCGAGGACCTGCGGCTGCGCGCCGGGGACGTGGTGACCCTCTACGGCCGGCAGGCGATCCTCGACGACATCACCGACCGGTTGCACGGCGACGAGGGCGAGGAGGCCAGCGAGCGGTCGCGCGCCTGGCACGCGGCCACCCCACCGGTGGAGGTCGTCCAGCGGCGACGCCGGTAG
- a CDS encoding phage holin family protein, protein MSTPYSGASAAGTPQGYAEPDAQNYAADYSEDQTHSGDMGTPRTAAGNPDVEGVSVGALIGEVTKDLSTLMRQELELAKVELKVEAKKAGEGAGMFGAAGFAGYMVALFVSLALMWGLAYLVGPAWGALIVAVLWGIVGAVAFTMGKKKFRQVNPKPERTVDTLQEVPGALKPH, encoded by the coding sequence ATGAGCACCCCCTACTCCGGCGCCTCCGCCGCGGGCACGCCTCAGGGCTACGCGGAGCCGGATGCGCAGAACTACGCGGCCGACTACTCCGAGGACCAGACCCACAGCGGTGACATGGGCACGCCCAGGACCGCGGCCGGCAACCCCGACGTCGAAGGCGTCTCGGTCGGCGCGCTCATCGGCGAGGTGACCAAGGACCTCTCCACCCTGATGCGCCAGGAACTCGAGCTGGCGAAGGTGGAGCTCAAGGTCGAGGCCAAGAAGGCCGGGGAGGGCGCCGGCATGTTCGGCGCCGCCGGTTTCGCCGGTTACATGGTGGCGCTGTTCGTCTCGCTCGCACTGATGTGGGGCCTGGCCTACCTCGTCGGCCCCGCCTGGGGCGCACTGATCGTCGCGGTCCTCTGGGGGATCGTCGGCGCCGTCGCCTTCACCATGGGCAAGAAGAAGTTCCGGCAGGTGAACCCCAAGCCCGAGCGCACCGTGGACACCTTGCAAGAGGTGCCAGGCGCCCTCAAGCCCCACTGA
- a CDS encoding winged helix DNA-binding domain-containing protein, translated as MTTLHDVALMRLVAQRLAGPPAADVAEAVRRLAAAQGQDLPGAVTSVALRTPGRRRAEVLAALDAGTVVRSWPMRGTLHLVPAEDLPWLLELLGPRALAGLAGRRASLGLTEADAERARDLAVGALSGGRRLRRAALLSAIGDGGVDTTGQRGYHLLWFLAQTGTLCLGPTDDGEQLFVLLDEWVREPRRLSGGEALAELALRYFRGHGPATVHDLVRWAGSTVRDVRAGLAAVRHQLACLRVGDTEFFLDPDTVERCAAHREQAREPLLLPGFDEFVLGYGDRGAILDPAFAHRIVPGRNGVFRPTVVVDGRIAGTWRWSGRGSARAVVAEPFTGWGPDVAAAIPRLAAALP; from the coding sequence ATGACGACGCTGCACGACGTCGCCCTGATGCGGCTGGTGGCCCAGCGGCTCGCGGGGCCACCGGCCGCGGACGTCGCGGAGGCGGTACGCCGGCTCGCCGCGGCCCAGGGCCAGGACCTCCCCGGCGCCGTGACGTCGGTGGCCCTGCGCACCCCGGGACGGCGGCGCGCGGAGGTGCTGGCCGCGCTCGACGCGGGCACCGTCGTCCGGTCGTGGCCGATGCGCGGGACGCTGCACCTCGTCCCGGCCGAGGACCTGCCCTGGCTGCTGGAGCTGCTCGGGCCCCGCGCCCTGGCCGGGCTCGCCGGCCGGCGCGCGAGCCTGGGCCTCACCGAGGCCGATGCCGAGCGGGCCCGCGACCTCGCCGTCGGCGCGCTGTCCGGTGGCCGGCGGCTCCGGCGCGCCGCGCTGCTCTCCGCCATCGGCGACGGTGGCGTGGACACCACCGGCCAGCGCGGCTACCACCTGCTGTGGTTCCTGGCGCAGACCGGAACGCTCTGCCTCGGCCCGACCGACGACGGCGAGCAATTGTTCGTGCTCCTCGACGAGTGGGTGCGCGAGCCCCGCCGGCTGTCGGGGGGTGAGGCACTGGCGGAGCTGGCGCTGCGGTACTTCCGCGGCCACGGCCCGGCCACCGTCCACGATCTCGTCCGCTGGGCGGGCAGCACGGTGCGGGACGTGCGCGCCGGGCTCGCCGCCGTGCGGCACCAGCTCGCGTGCCTCCGCGTCGGCGACACCGAGTTCTTCCTCGACCCCGACACCGTCGAGCGCTGCGCCGCGCACCGCGAGCAGGCGCGGGAGCCGCTGCTGCTGCCCGGGTTCGACGAGTTCGTCCTCGGCTACGGCGACCGCGGGGCGATCCTCGACCCGGCCTTCGCCCACCGGATCGTCCCGGGGCGCAACGGCGTCTTCCGGCCCACGGTGGTCGTCGACGGCCGCATCGCCGGCACCTGGCGGTGGAGCGGGCGAGGCAGCGCGCGCGCCGTCGTCGCCGAGCCGTTCACCGGCTGGGGACCGGACGTCGCCGCGGCGATCCCCCGCCTCGCCGCGGCCCTGCCCTGA
- a CDS encoding ATP-binding cassette domain-containing protein has translation MAALRRYGLTDSADQLFRTLSGGQQARFQILLLELSGATLLLLDEPTDNLDVLSAEALEEALAAFEGTVLAVTHDRWFARSFDRFVVFGADGRVYESADPVFDEARVARAR, from the coding sequence ATGGCGGCGCTGCGGCGCTACGGGCTGACCGACTCCGCCGACCAGCTGTTCCGGACCCTGTCGGGCGGTCAGCAGGCGCGGTTCCAGATCCTGCTGCTGGAGCTGTCGGGCGCCACCCTGCTGCTCCTCGACGAGCCGACGGACAACCTCGACGTCCTCTCCGCCGAGGCGCTGGAGGAGGCGCTGGCCGCCTTCGAGGGCACCGTGCTGGCCGTCACCCACGACCGCTGGTTCGCGCGCTCCTTCGACCGCTTCGTCGTGTTCGGGGCGGACGGCCGGGTGTACGAGTCGGCCGATCCGGTGTTCGACGAGGCGCGGGTGGCCCGCGCCCGCTGA
- a CDS encoding enoyl-CoA hydratase-related protein, producing the protein MTDHLTVTRDGHVAVLTIDRPDKRNAMTVGMWAALPEVLAPLADDPGVRVLLVTGAGPSFCAGADISDLLDGDDPGDPMADVRRHNLAAQAALRNFPAPTVAVIRGHCIGGGVELATCCDLRFADPTAVFGVTPAKVGIVYTPSSTKALLDLVGPATTKYLLYSGELVDAPTALRTGLVDRLVDADGLDTEARRFADVLASRSALTQRSTKETVAALTDGGDGEALAAARYRETIAAGELAEGVAAFAERRPPRFPWRG; encoded by the coding sequence ATGACCGACCACCTCACCGTGACACGGGACGGGCACGTCGCCGTCCTCACCATCGACCGTCCCGACAAGCGCAACGCCATGACCGTCGGCATGTGGGCCGCGCTGCCGGAGGTGCTGGCGCCGCTGGCCGACGACCCCGGGGTCCGGGTGCTGCTGGTCACCGGCGCCGGTCCCAGCTTCTGCGCCGGCGCCGACATCTCCGACCTGCTCGACGGCGACGACCCCGGCGACCCGATGGCCGACGTGCGCCGGCACAACCTGGCCGCGCAGGCGGCGCTGCGGAATTTCCCCGCTCCGACCGTGGCCGTGATCCGCGGGCACTGCATCGGCGGCGGCGTCGAGCTCGCGACCTGCTGCGACCTGCGGTTCGCCGATCCGACGGCGGTCTTCGGCGTCACGCCCGCGAAGGTCGGCATCGTCTACACCCCGTCGTCCACGAAGGCGCTGCTCGACCTCGTCGGCCCGGCGACGACCAAGTACCTCCTCTACAGCGGTGAGCTCGTCGACGCACCGACCGCGCTGCGGACCGGCCTCGTGGACCGGCTCGTGGACGCCGACGGGCTGGACACCGAGGCGCGCCGTTTCGCCGACGTCCTGGCCTCCCGGTCCGCGCTCACCCAGCGGTCCACCAAGGAGACCGTCGCCGCGCTGACCGACGGCGGGGACGGCGAGGCCCTCGCCGCCGCCCGGTACCGCGAGACGATCGCCGCCGGCGAGCTCGCCGAGGGCGTCGCGGCCTTCGCCGAGCGTCGTCCCCCGCGGTTCCCGTGGCGCGGCTGA
- a CDS encoding response regulator translates to MDAVLHAPGSGPAGIVRVLVADDEADIRDLVCLAVRKAGCQVVTSASDGSAALAAARAQLPDLAVLDVSMPGATGLEICSALRDDPATAGIRILLLSAGASPDEVARGLSAGADAYLAKPFTVAGLVHQVRALTVREPVT, encoded by the coding sequence GTGGACGCGGTTCTGCACGCCCCCGGCAGCGGACCCGCCGGCATCGTCCGGGTGCTCGTGGCCGACGACGAGGCCGACATCCGGGACCTGGTCTGCCTCGCCGTCCGCAAGGCCGGCTGCCAGGTGGTCACGTCGGCCTCCGACGGCTCGGCGGCGCTGGCGGCCGCGCGGGCGCAGCTGCCCGACCTCGCCGTGCTCGACGTCTCGATGCCCGGCGCCACCGGCCTGGAGATCTGCTCGGCGCTGCGCGACGACCCGGCCACCGCAGGCATCCGCATCCTGCTGCTCTCCGCCGGAGCCTCCCCCGACGAGGTGGCCCGGGGCCTGTCGGCCGGCGCCGACGCCTACCTCGCCAAGCCGTTCACCGTCGCCGGCCTGGTCCACCAGGTCCGGGCCCTGACCGTGCGGGAGCCGGTGACGTGA
- a CDS encoding ATP-binding cassette domain-containing protein: MGYVDVTGVRHTLPDGRVLLGDVSFRVGEGARAALVGENGAGKTTLLRIVSGDLVPEAGSVARTGGLGVMRQFIGPVRDDTTVQRLLVDLSPPAVRTAWEAVEAAELALMETDDERRQMPYADALAQWGDAGGYDAEVTWDTVTVAALGVPYDRCKYRELSTLSGGEQKRLALEALLRGPDQVLLLDEPDNYLDVPGKRWLEERLLQTRKTVLFVSHDRELLARVADRVITVEGGTAWVHGGGFASYPEARTARHERLAELRRRWDEEHQRLVDLVRTLQQQAANSPDMANRYHAMQTRLAKFEAAGPPPERPPEQKVSMRLRGGRTGVRAVMAEQLELTGLMRPFDLEVWYSDRVGVLGANGAGSRTSSVCWPARTSRTPGGGGSVRASSPASSPRPMRIRSGRTGRRSTCSGTVSRAGPGVADGRASTAAGPWRRCGATG, translated from the coding sequence ATGGGCTACGTCGACGTGACCGGGGTGCGGCACACCCTTCCCGACGGTCGCGTGCTGCTCGGCGACGTGTCCTTCCGGGTGGGCGAGGGAGCCCGCGCCGCCCTGGTCGGCGAGAACGGCGCCGGGAAGACGACGCTGCTGCGGATCGTCTCCGGCGACCTGGTCCCCGAGGCGGGGTCGGTGGCGCGTACCGGCGGCCTGGGCGTCATGCGGCAGTTCATCGGCCCGGTCCGCGACGACACGACGGTGCAGCGGCTGCTGGTCGACCTGTCGCCACCGGCGGTCAGGACGGCGTGGGAGGCGGTGGAGGCCGCCGAGCTGGCGCTCATGGAGACCGACGACGAGCGCAGGCAGATGCCCTACGCCGATGCGCTGGCGCAGTGGGGCGACGCCGGCGGCTACGACGCCGAGGTCACCTGGGACACGGTGACGGTGGCGGCGCTCGGGGTGCCCTACGACCGCTGCAAGTACCGCGAGCTGTCCACCCTCTCCGGCGGTGAGCAGAAGCGACTGGCCCTCGAGGCGCTGCTGCGGGGGCCCGACCAGGTCCTGCTGCTCGACGAGCCGGACAACTACCTGGACGTCCCAGGGAAGCGCTGGTTGGAGGAGCGGCTGCTGCAGACCCGCAAGACCGTCCTGTTCGTCAGCCACGACCGGGAGCTGCTCGCCCGGGTCGCCGACCGGGTGATCACCGTGGAGGGCGGGACGGCGTGGGTGCACGGCGGCGGGTTCGCGAGCTACCCCGAGGCACGCACGGCCCGCCACGAGCGGCTGGCCGAGCTGCGCCGGCGCTGGGACGAGGAGCACCAGCGCCTGGTCGACCTGGTCCGCACCCTGCAGCAGCAGGCGGCCAACTCGCCCGACATGGCCAACCGCTACCACGCGATGCAGACCCGGCTGGCGAAGTTCGAGGCCGCCGGACCGCCCCCGGAGCGACCACCCGAGCAGAAGGTCTCGATGCGGCTCCGTGGCGGGCGCACCGGCGTGCGGGCGGTCATGGCCGAGCAGCTGGAGCTGACCGGGCTGATGCGGCCGTTCGACCTGGAGGTCTGGTACAGCGACCGGGTCGGCGTCCTGGGCGCCAACGGGGCGGGCAGTCGCACTTCCTCCGTCTGCTGGCCGGCCAGGACGTCGCGCACACCGGGAGGTGGCGGCTCGGTGCGCGCGTCGTCCCCGGCTTCTTCGCCCAGACCCATGCGCATCCGGAGTGGCAGGACCGGACGCCGGTCGACCTGCTCTGGCACGGTGAGCCGGGCGGGGCCGGGCGTGGCGGACGGCAGGGCGTCGACCGCGGCCGGGCCATGGCGGCGCTGCGGCGCTACGGGCTGA
- a CDS encoding DUF4190 domain-containing protein, which yields MSHPAQAPHQPYGPPPPYFPPPRKGAGLAIASMVLGIIALLLSWLPFINIAAAVLAVIGLGLGIPALLRARRGTHGGMGMAISGLGTSTIAILVVIATAAFYSEVIEEVERSIDEGMDQATSSPGSGAPADPAPGAPATAPVAWGVPAQVGDYQVTVDAVTLDADAVVAGANQFNEPPTGQYVLTQLTVTYTGDAEGTPGWDLSAVFHGTDNRQYSDSDCSAVLPDDAMEAPTLNPGGTDTFQFCMDVPPAALAGGRLSVEPTMSFDSDDRVFYAIQ from the coding sequence GTGTCCCACCCCGCCCAGGCGCCGCACCAGCCGTACGGCCCGCCACCCCCCTACTTCCCGCCGCCCAGGAAGGGCGCCGGCCTCGCCATCGCGTCGATGGTCCTGGGCATCATCGCGCTGCTGCTGAGCTGGCTGCCGTTCATCAACATCGCCGCCGCCGTCCTCGCAGTGATCGGCCTCGGCCTGGGCATCCCGGCCCTGCTCCGCGCCCGTCGCGGGACCCACGGCGGCATGGGCATGGCGATCAGCGGCCTGGGCACGTCCACGATCGCCATCCTGGTGGTGATCGCCACGGCGGCCTTCTACTCGGAGGTCATCGAGGAGGTCGAGCGCAGCATCGACGAGGGCATGGACCAGGCGACCTCCTCCCCCGGCTCCGGGGCACCCGCCGACCCGGCGCCGGGGGCGCCGGCCACGGCACCCGTCGCCTGGGGCGTGCCGGCGCAGGTCGGCGACTACCAGGTCACGGTGGACGCGGTCACCCTGGACGCCGACGCCGTGGTGGCCGGCGCGAACCAGTTCAACGAGCCGCCGACCGGCCAGTACGTCCTCACCCAGCTCACGGTGACCTACACCGGCGACGCCGAGGGCACGCCGGGGTGGGACCTGAGCGCCGTGTTCCACGGCACGGACAACCGGCAGTACAGCGACAGCGACTGCTCGGCCGTCCTGCCGGACGACGCCATGGAGGCGCCGACCCTCAACCCCGGCGGCACCGACACCTTCCAGTTCTGCATGGACGTGCCCCCGGCCGCCCTCGCCGGTGGCCGGCTCTCGGTCGAGCCGACGATGAGCTTCGACTCCGACGACCGGGTGTTCTACGCGATCCAGTAA
- a CDS encoding ATP-binding protein, producing the protein MSVAVLDRPAPDRAGPSRRPTALRPGREAGRGTLSSAVVFGVAAVLLLAGALPVAEPTLVHAGLAVAFTATAVAWTARRSPAVAGSPAVPTAHLLAVGLLYAGTASPTTLFLLLSPLWVLSTAATRRGVAVAVAGTTAVLAVPYLLGDPAAAAIVPGALLLGPLVVAVGSIAIHENTRRVADQARDIERLQREQAALLAQVRSRADELDTASRILAARAQTMTSVIDAVTEQSIIGTDLDGTIRVWNPGAEKMLGVLRPDVVRRRSILDFHLSEELTAAAGSTGAATPLSALVHVAREEGSDVRDWTYVAADGSRRTVSVAVTPRSDDRGVHAGWNFVGTDMTEARATERMKDQFVSLISHELRTPLSSILGYLELVMDDEDQPLTDEQRQYLSTVERNAQRLLRLVGDLLFTAQVDSGRFSLQPADVDLAAVVRAAEETARVAAAAAGVEIVVDVPPDGLVVSGDAVRLGQACDNLVSNAVKFTRAGGQVRLSLRPGWQLPDGELVAEHRPDAAPVALLSVADTGMGIPAGERGQLFTRFFRSSTAQRNAVPGVGLGLTITKAITTAHGGSLDLVSVEGEGTTFTMTLPRGTA; encoded by the coding sequence GTGAGCGTCGCCGTCCTCGACCGCCCCGCGCCGGACCGCGCGGGTCCGTCGCGCCGGCCGACCGCGCTGCGCCCGGGGCGGGAGGCCGGGCGCGGCACGCTGTCCTCCGCCGTCGTGTTCGGCGTGGCCGCCGTGCTGCTGCTCGCGGGAGCGCTGCCGGTGGCCGAGCCCACCCTGGTGCACGCCGGCCTCGCCGTCGCCTTCACCGCCACCGCGGTGGCCTGGACGGCCCGCCGCTCCCCCGCGGTCGCGGGCTCGCCGGCCGTGCCGACCGCTCACCTGCTCGCCGTCGGGCTGCTGTACGCCGGCACCGCCTCCCCGACGACGCTGTTCCTCCTCCTCAGCCCGTTGTGGGTGCTGTCCACCGCCGCGACCCGCCGCGGGGTGGCCGTCGCCGTGGCCGGGACGACGGCGGTGCTCGCCGTGCCGTACCTGCTCGGCGACCCCGCCGCCGCGGCCATCGTGCCCGGCGCCCTGCTGCTCGGCCCCCTGGTCGTCGCCGTCGGCAGCATCGCGATCCACGAGAACACCCGCCGCGTGGCCGACCAGGCCCGTGACATCGAGCGGCTGCAGCGGGAGCAGGCGGCGCTGCTCGCCCAGGTCCGGAGCCGCGCCGACGAGCTCGACACCGCCTCCCGCATCCTGGCCGCTCGCGCCCAGACGATGACCAGCGTCATCGACGCGGTCACCGAGCAGTCGATCATCGGCACCGACCTCGACGGCACGATCCGGGTCTGGAACCCCGGCGCGGAGAAGATGCTCGGGGTGCTGCGACCCGACGTCGTCCGCCGGCGCTCGATCCTCGATTTCCACCTGTCCGAGGAGCTGACCGCCGCGGCCGGGAGCACCGGCGCCGCAACCCCGCTGTCCGCCCTGGTGCACGTCGCCCGCGAGGAGGGCAGCGACGTCCGCGACTGGACCTACGTCGCCGCCGACGGCAGCCGGCGCACCGTCTCGGTCGCCGTCACGCCCCGCTCGGACGACCGCGGGGTGCACGCCGGCTGGAACTTCGTCGGCACCGACATGACCGAGGCGCGCGCCACCGAGCGCATGAAGGACCAGTTCGTGAGCCTCATCAGCCACGAACTGCGCACCCCCCTCAGCTCGATCCTCGGATACCTCGAGCTGGTCATGGACGACGAGGACCAGCCGCTGACCGACGAGCAGCGGCAGTACCTGTCCACCGTCGAGCGCAACGCGCAGCGGCTGCTGCGCCTGGTCGGCGACCTGCTGTTCACCGCCCAGGTGGACAGCGGCCGGTTCTCTCTCCAGCCGGCCGACGTCGACCTCGCCGCCGTGGTCCGCGCCGCCGAGGAGACGGCCCGCGTGGCCGCGGCCGCCGCCGGTGTGGAGATCGTCGTCGACGTGCCGCCCGACGGCCTCGTGGTGTCCGGCGACGCGGTGCGGCTCGGCCAGGCCTGCGACAACCTGGTGTCGAACGCCGTGAAGTTCACCCGCGCCGGCGGCCAGGTGCGCCTGTCGCTGCGGCCGGGCTGGCAGCTGCCCGACGGCGAGCTGGTCGCCGAGCACCGCCCCGACGCGGCCCCCGTGGCCCTCCTCTCGGTCGCCGACACCGGCATGGGCATCCCGGCCGGCGAGCGGGGGCAGCTGTTCACCCGGTTCTTCCGGTCGTCCACCGCCCAGCGCAACGCCGTTCCCGGGGTGGGGCTCGGCCTCACCATCACCAAGGCCATCACCACCGCCCACGGCGGCTCGCTGGACCTGGTCAGCGTCGAGGGCGAGGGCACCACCTTCACCATGACGCTCCCCCGCGGCACCGCCTGA
- a CDS encoding DUF3618 domain-containing protein, with product MTSSDPDVIRRQIEDTRRELSYDVDALNEKVNPSRVVDRRVTAAKGRMSGFKDKVMGQADHAISQAQGKMHHAQSQAQGTMHDAQGMASETAGSLQNSMHSMQDSMQDKASSAKESMQQMPQQLSQQAQGNPLAAGLIAFGVGWLVSSLLPASQREQQLAQQAESSFKEHKDQLIQPAKDAAQEMGDQLKPAAQHAMEEVKSSAQGAAETVKQEGQSAAQDVQGQAQQSKEHVQGQAQQSKEHVQGQAQQSKQSVQGQAQQSKEQVQNKSGS from the coding sequence ATGACCAGCAGTGACCCGGACGTCATCCGGCGGCAGATCGAGGACACGCGGCGCGAGCTCAGCTACGACGTCGACGCCCTCAACGAGAAGGTGAACCCGTCCCGCGTCGTGGACCGGAGGGTGACCGCCGCCAAGGGCCGCATGAGCGGCTTCAAGGACAAGGTGATGGGGCAGGCCGACCACGCCATCTCCCAGGCCCAGGGCAAGATGCACCACGCCCAGTCGCAGGCCCAGGGCACGATGCACGACGCCCAGGGCATGGCCTCCGAGACCGCGGGGTCCCTGCAGAACTCCATGCACTCCATGCAGGACTCCATGCAGGACAAGGCGTCCAGCGCCAAGGAGTCCATGCAGCAGATGCCGCAGCAGCTCAGCCAGCAGGCCCAGGGCAACCCCCTGGCCGCCGGGCTGATCGCCTTCGGTGTCGGGTGGCTGGTCTCCAGCCTGCTGCCCGCCTCGCAGCGCGAGCAGCAGCTGGCCCAGCAGGCCGAGAGCTCGTTCAAGGAGCACAAGGACCAGCTCATCCAGCCGGCCAAGGACGCCGCGCAGGAGATGGGTGACCAGCTCAAGCCGGCCGCCCAGCACGCGATGGAGGAGGTCAAGTCCTCCGCGCAGGGTGCGGCCGAGACCGTGAAGCAGGAAGGCCAGTCCGCGGCCCAGGACGTGCAGGGCCAGGCCCAGCAGTCCAAGGAGCACGTGCAGGGCCAGGCCCAGCAGTCCAAGGAGCACGTGCAGGGCCAGGCCCAGCAGTCGAAGCAGTCCGTGCAGGGCCAGGCCCAGCAGTCCAAGGAGCAGGTGCAGAACAAGTCCGGCTCCTGA
- a CDS encoding class I SAM-dependent methyltransferase produces MRAEDWDRRYAERAQWSDGPNALVGDLLTDVAAGSAVDLAAGEGRHALWLAGRGWRVTAVDFSGVGLDRGRSRPGADRVAWVTADVRTWAAAPASLDLVLVAYLHLPAAETAGLLARAVDWLRPGGRLLVLGHDLANLTEGVGGPQDPDILHSVGRLAPVARLLDVDRLEQVRRRTAAGTAVDTLLWGRRPGRAARTA; encoded by the coding sequence ATGCGGGCCGAGGACTGGGACCGGCGGTACGCCGAGCGGGCGCAGTGGTCCGACGGGCCCAACGCGCTGGTCGGGGACCTGCTCACGGACGTGGCGGCGGGCTCCGCCGTCGACCTCGCGGCCGGGGAGGGCCGCCATGCGCTCTGGCTGGCCGGCCGGGGGTGGCGGGTGACCGCCGTCGACTTCTCCGGCGTCGGCCTGGACCGGGGCCGGTCCCGTCCGGGGGCGGACCGGGTCGCCTGGGTGACCGCGGACGTGCGTACCTGGGCGGCGGCGCCCGCGTCGCTGGATCTCGTCCTCGTCGCCTACCTGCACCTGCCCGCGGCGGAGACGGCCGGGCTGCTGGCCCGGGCGGTGGACTGGCTGCGCCCGGGCGGCCGGCTGCTGGTCCTCGGCCACGACCTCGCGAACCTGACCGAGGGCGTCGGCGGGCCCCAGGACCCGGACATCCTCCACAGCGTCGGCCGCCTGGCGCCGGTCGCACGGCTGCTCGACGTCGACCGGCTCGAGCAGGTCCGCCGCAGGACGGCCGCCGGCACCGCCGTGGACACCCTTCTCTGGGGGCGGCGACCGGGCCGGGCGGCTCGGACGGCGTAG
- a CDS encoding nitroreductase family deazaflavin-dependent oxidoreductase, which produces MPLQGEYEPSPQKWVRDQVERYEATGGREANTLRDTGLPVVVFSTRGAKSGKVRKQPLMRVEHDGVYAMVGSQGGAPTDPAWVANLRAHPDQVTVQDGPEPRDGVAREITGAERDQWWERAVAVYPAYAEYQQKTDRQIPVFLVEPRG; this is translated from the coding sequence ATGCCGCTGCAGGGGGAGTACGAGCCGAGCCCGCAGAAGTGGGTCCGCGACCAGGTCGAGCGCTACGAGGCCACCGGTGGCCGCGAGGCGAACACGCTCCGGGACACCGGCCTGCCGGTGGTCGTCTTCAGCACCCGGGGTGCCAAGAGCGGCAAGGTGCGCAAGCAGCCGCTGATGAGGGTGGAGCACGACGGGGTCTACGCGATGGTCGGCTCCCAGGGCGGGGCACCGACCGACCCGGCCTGGGTGGCCAACCTGCGTGCCCACCCCGATCAGGTCACCGTCCAGGACGGTCCCGAGCCGCGGGACGGCGTCGCCCGCGAGATCACCGGCGCCGAGCGCGACCAGTGGTGGGAGCGCGCCGTCGCCGTCTACCCCGCCTACGCCGAGTACCAGCAGAAGACCGACCGGCAGATCCCCGTCTTCCTCGTCGAGCCGCGCGGCTGA